The Streptomyces venezuelae genomic interval CACGGAGGACCTCGATGAACACGCGCGCGACGCCCCCGGCCCCGTACACCGCGAGCTCGGACAGCGGCGGCGACGGCGGCCGTGGCGGTGACACCGACGACAGCGCTCGCCTCTGGGAGGAGCTCGTCACCTCCGCACTGCTCGGCACGGACCGACGGCCGCCCACGGCCCTCGCGGGCACGACCGGCGCGGGCACGCCGGGCGCCGGCCCGGCGGGCGGGGACCTCGCGGGTACGCTGCTCGACGCCGCCGCGCTGCACACCGTACGGCGCAGGGCGGGGCTGCGCCCCGGGCCCGCCGCGCCCCCGCTCGACCCCGCGCCGGAGGACCCGCGCCGGCCGCTGCCCGAGGCGGCCCGGAGGCGGCTCGACCAGCTCCTCGCCGGGCGGGCCGCGCCGTCGCCCGCGGCCGGGAGGCGCGGGGCCGCTCCCGACCTCGCCGAACTGCTGCCCCAGTGGCTGACCCTCGCCAACGAGCGCGGGTACAAGGCACCGCCCGCCGCCCTGCCCGCCCTGCTCGACGCGGCCAGGGCCCGCACCGACCTGCGCCCCCACGCCCTCCGGCTCGCCGGGCCGCGCGGCCTGTGGCTGGCCTCCCTCAACCCCGAGTGGCGGTTCGCCCTGCGCGGTGCGGGCGCGGCCGGCCGTCTCCCGTCCCCCGAGGACTCCGAGGGCGTCAGGGCCCTGTGGGACGAGGGCCTGTTCGCCGAGCGGGTCGCGCTGCTGGCCGCCGTACGGACCGGGGACGCGGCGGCCGGTCGCGCCCTCCTGGCGTCCACCTGGACCGCCGAGCGCGCGGAGGACCGGCTGATGTTCCTGGACTCGCTGCGGACCGGGCTCTCCGACGCGGACGAGGAGTTCCTGGAGGCCGCCCTCGCCGACCGCAGCCGCAACGTCCGCGCGACCGCCGCCGAACTGCTCGCCGCCCTGCCCGCCTCGGCGTTCGCGGGCCGGATGGCCGGCCGGGCCGCCACCTGCGTCGGCCTCGACCGGACGGCGGAGTCGCCCACGATCTCCGTCGAGGCGCCGCACGAGTGCGACGCGGCGATGGAGCGCGACGGTGTCGTGGCGACCCCGCCGGCGGGGCGGGGCGAGCGTTCCTGGTGGCTGGGCCAGCTCGTCGAGGCCGCCCCCCTCGCCTGCTGGATCACCCGGTTCGGCGGACGGACCCCGGAGGAGATCGTGGCCCTGCCGGTCGCCGACGACTGGCAGGGCGAACTGCACGCCGCCTGGTGCCGGGCGGCCGTACGGCAGCGGGACGCGTCCTGGTCCCGCGCGCTGCTCGGCGCCCCCGCCGTGCCGCCCGCCACCGGCCCCGGGACCTCGTCGCTGGCCGAGCGTGCCCAGCTCCTCGCGACGCTCCCGGCGGACGAGCGGGCCCACTGGGTCGCCGCCTTCGTCGCCGCCCACGGCCTGTCGGAAGCCTTCCAACTGCTCGGTGTCTGCGCCGTGCCCTGGGCCGGGCCGCTGGGCGCCGCCGTGATCGACGCCCTCGACATCGCCCGGGACGCGGGCAGTTATCCCTGGAGCTTCAGCGGGGTGATGGGACTCGCCGAGCGCTGTCTCTCCCCGGAGGCGGCGCGCCACCTGGACTCCCTGACGGCCCTGCCCGACGAGGAGGAGGACGCCGCGCCCGGCGCGGGCGGCTACTGGTCCGAGGCCTTCCAGCGCCTGGTCTCCACCCTCCGGCTGCGCGCCGCGATGCACGCCGAGCTCAGCGGCGGTCCCGAGCCCACCGGGGCCGCCACCTGACGGGACGGCACACGTCGAAGGGCCCCTCCCGAAGGGAAGGGCCCTGACAGACGAGACACCCGAAGGCGCACGGATGTACGACGGGTCAGGCCGCCACGCGGACGTTCGCGTTCACCCATTCGACGATGGAAGCGGTCGTCGCGCCCGGCGTGAAGATCTCCGCCACGCCCTTCTCCTTGAGCGGCGCGATGTCCGCGTCCGGGATGATGCCGCCGCCGAAGACCTTGATGTCCTCCGCGTCCCGGTCCTTGAGCAGTTCCAGGACCTTCACGAAGAGCGTGTTGTGCGCGCCCGAGAGAATGGAGAGACCGATCGCGTCGGCGTCCTCCTGGATCGCGGTGTCGACGATCTGCTCGGGAGTCTGGTGGAGACCGGTGTAGATGACCTCCATACCGGCATCGCGCAGCGCCCGCGCGATCACCTTGGCCCCGCGATCGTGGCCGTCGAGGCCCGGCTTGGCGACCACCACGCGGATCGGACCGGTCACACCCATCACTGCCTCCACATGCGACCCCCGCGCTTGATTGCCGGGGCGGTGAACGAACGTTATCTCCAGCATCCCGCAAGCGGCCGTTTCACGGTGGCGAGGGAGGGGGAAATCACACGTGGGACATGTTCGCTCTGCGCCGTTCCCCGCTTAGGGCCCTCCTCCTGGGCCCACCAGCCGCAAGCGGGGCCCGGTCGCAAGGGAGCCGCGAGGAGGTCGCCGTACCTCCGCGCCGCCGTCCGTGCGGCGCGGAGGTACGGCGTACCTCCGTACGGTCCGGCCCCGCGTGCCGCTCGGGAGGCCGACGATGGAGCTCTCCAAGGTCACCGCCCTGATGAAGGCCACCGCCTTGGAGCTCGCGATCCTCACCGGGCATCTCGTCCTCTACCCCTCCGGGATCGCGGCCGAGCGCCTCTCCCCCTCCTGTCCCGCCACCGACCCGGCCGCCGGTGCCTCCACGGACCCGGCCACCGGTCCCGACGCGACGATCGCCCCGGGGATGCGCCCGGTCGTCCTGCTGCACGGCTTCGTCGACAACCGCTCCGTCTTCGTCCTGTTGCGCCGTGTCCTCAACCGGCACGGCCGTGGCTGCGTCGAGTCGCTCAACTACTCGCCGCTCACCTGCGACCTGCGGAGCGCCGCCGAGCTGCTCGGGCGGCGGGTGGAGGAGATCCGCGCCCGCACGGGACACGCCGAGGTCGACATCGTCGGGCACAGCCTGGGCGGGCTCGTCGCCCGTTATTACGTACAGCGCCTGGGCGGTGACACCAGGGTGCGTACCCTCGTCATGCTCGGCACCCCGCACTCCGGCACCACCGTGGCCCCGCTCGCCGACGCCCATCCGCTGGTGCGGCAGATGCGCCCCGGTTCGCCGGTCCTGCGGGAGCTGGCCGGCCCCGCGCCCGGCTGCCGGACGCGGTTCGTGAGCTTCTGGAGCGATCTCGACCAGGTGATGGTGCCGGTCGAGACCGCGCGCCTCGACCACCCCGACCTTCTCGTGCACAACGTCCGGGTCAGCGGCATCGGCCATCTCGCGCTGCCCGTCCACCCGACGGTGGCCGCCGGGGTGCTCGGCGCCCTGGACGCCGGCGGACCGGTGGCTCCGGGCGCTCACGAAGGGGAACCCGGCGCAACCTCGGTCGCCTGACGTCTTCTCGCCACACCCTGTTCTTCGAACGTTCCTCGAACACAAGGCCAAAGCTCTACCCGCGAGCTGGCGAAACACGGCCGATTGCCCGTTTCCTGCGCGGGCAAACCCCTCCGAAGATTGTCGGTTGCGCATACCGCCGGGTACAGTCGCGCCACTGCTTCCCCCGGGACACCCCTCATCGGGACCGCCCCGGAATGGTCCTGCTGCCGAGGCGAGAGAGACGTTGGTGAACGACCAGCACCCCCACGCCGGGTACGTCGGAGACGACGCCCACACCACAGGCAGTTTCGCCGTCGACCCGCTGTTCGGTGCCTACCCCGCGGGTCAGACCGACCACAGCGGCCAGTGGGACTTCGGCCAGTACGGGATGACCGGTCAGTACGACACCGCAGGACAGCAGCAGCAGTACGACACGACCG includes:
- a CDS encoding DUF5691 domain-containing protein codes for the protein MNTRATPPAPYTASSDSGGDGGRGGDTDDSARLWEELVTSALLGTDRRPPTALAGTTGAGTPGAGPAGGDLAGTLLDAAALHTVRRRAGLRPGPAAPPLDPAPEDPRRPLPEAARRRLDQLLAGRAAPSPAAGRRGAAPDLAELLPQWLTLANERGYKAPPAALPALLDAARARTDLRPHALRLAGPRGLWLASLNPEWRFALRGAGAAGRLPSPEDSEGVRALWDEGLFAERVALLAAVRTGDAAAGRALLASTWTAERAEDRLMFLDSLRTGLSDADEEFLEAALADRSRNVRATAAELLAALPASAFAGRMAGRAATCVGLDRTAESPTISVEAPHECDAAMERDGVVATPPAGRGERSWWLGQLVEAAPLACWITRFGGRTPEEIVALPVADDWQGELHAAWCRAAVRQRDASWSRALLGAPAVPPATGPGTSSLAERAQLLATLPADERAHWVAAFVAAHGLSEAFQLLGVCAVPWAGPLGAAVIDALDIARDAGSYPWSFSGVMGLAERCLSPEAARHLDSLTALPDEEEDAAPGAGGYWSEAFQRLVSTLRLRAAMHAELSGGPEPTGAAT
- a CDS encoding cobalamin B12-binding domain-containing protein produces the protein MGVTGPIRVVVAKPGLDGHDRGAKVIARALRDAGMEVIYTGLHQTPEQIVDTAIQEDADAIGLSILSGAHNTLFVKVLELLKDRDAEDIKVFGGGIIPDADIAPLKEKGVAEIFTPGATTASIVEWVNANVRVAA
- a CDS encoding esterase/lipase family protein, translated to MELSKVTALMKATALELAILTGHLVLYPSGIAAERLSPSCPATDPAAGASTDPATGPDATIAPGMRPVVLLHGFVDNRSVFVLLRRVLNRHGRGCVESLNYSPLTCDLRSAAELLGRRVEEIRARTGHAEVDIVGHSLGGLVARYYVQRLGGDTRVRTLVMLGTPHSGTTVAPLADAHPLVRQMRPGSPVLRELAGPAPGCRTRFVSFWSDLDQVMVPVETARLDHPDLLVHNVRVSGIGHLALPVHPTVAAGVLGALDAGGPVAPGAHEGEPGATSVA